In Symmachiella dynata, the following are encoded in one genomic region:
- the galE gene encoding UDP-glucose 4-epimerase GalE: MTVLVTGGAGYIGSHAVRKLIHNDHRVVVVDNLFRGHRAAVHPDATFVELDLAATDELSRIMRKNEVTAVLHFAALAYVGESVTSPLQYYRNNTAGTLSLLEAMQAADVHRLIFSSTCATYGVPEQLPLNESTRQVPINPYGWSKLFVEQILKDKAAADPKFACIGLRYFNVAGCADDGSLGEDHTPETHLIPLLLQTALGQRESITVFGNDYPTPDGTCIRDYVHVDDLADAHLLALEHLQPGCAEFLNVGIGRGHSVRETIDAVIRVTGREVPLEYGARRPGDPPELWANGDRIRQEFGWEPKFANLEDNVATAWEWFRSHPHGYEKTAT; encoded by the coding sequence ATGACTGTTTTGGTGACGGGCGGCGCAGGGTATATCGGATCACATGCGGTCCGGAAGTTGATTCACAATGACCATCGCGTCGTCGTCGTCGACAATCTATTCCGCGGCCACCGTGCCGCTGTCCATCCCGACGCAACATTTGTGGAACTCGATCTCGCGGCAACCGACGAGTTATCCCGGATCATGCGCAAGAATGAAGTGACGGCGGTTTTGCACTTCGCGGCCTTGGCCTATGTCGGCGAATCGGTTACCTCTCCGCTGCAATACTATCGCAACAACACCGCCGGGACGTTGAGTCTGTTAGAAGCCATGCAGGCGGCCGACGTGCACCGTTTGATCTTCAGTTCGACCTGCGCGACGTACGGCGTGCCGGAACAGTTACCACTGAACGAGTCGACACGGCAGGTCCCCATCAATCCCTACGGTTGGTCAAAACTGTTTGTTGAGCAGATTCTCAAAGACAAGGCAGCCGCTGACCCCAAATTTGCGTGCATCGGTTTGCGGTACTTCAATGTCGCCGGTTGCGCCGATGATGGGAGTCTCGGCGAAGACCACACTCCGGAAACGCACCTGATTCCGCTCTTGCTGCAGACAGCATTGGGGCAGCGTGAATCAATCACGGTCTTTGGGAACGATTACCCCACGCCGGACGGAACCTGCATTCGCGACTATGTGCATGTCGATGACCTCGCCGACGCGCATCTGCTGGCACTGGAGCACCTGCAACCAGGATGTGCCGAATTTCTCAATGTGGGAATTGGCCGCGGCCATTCGGTGCGCGAGACAATTGACGCTGTGATCCGTGTCACCGGCCGCGAGGTACCGCTTGAGTACGGTGCCCGTCGTCCGGGTGATCCGCCGGAACTGTGGGCCAACGGTGATCGCATTCGTCAAGAATTCGGCTGGGAACCGAAATTTGCCAATCTGGAGGACAACGTGGCAACGGCGTGGGAATGGTTTCGAAGCCACCCTCACGGTTACGAAAAAACGGCAACTTGA
- a CDS encoding FAD-dependent oxidoreductase has protein sequence MKIVIVGGVAGGASAAARARRLSEESEIVLVERGPDVSFANCGLPYYLGGTIVDRQKLLVVTPERLEARMRLDVRVRSSVESIDRQAKTVRIHDLESGRIYDEAYDKLILAPGAAPLRPSIPGIDSPGVFTLRNLQDTDRIKAMLDTNIQQAVVVGAGFIGLELVENLLQLGIDTTIVELQDQVLPPFDKEMSTPLAELLTRRGVKLLLGESADRFETTETGVVVHTKSGRALPAQLVALGIGVRPENKLAVDAGLEVGPRGGIQVNDSLQTSDPDIYAVGDAIEVQDFVSGEPTQIPLAGPANRQGRIAADNVFGREVHYRGTQGTAILGLFDQTAAMTGASEKSLQRSGIAFRKIYVHPANHAGYYPGAEQMTLKLLFDPESGRILGAQGIGGAGVDKRIDVLAIAIQAGMTVFDLEEVELAYAPQYGSAKDPVNMAGFVAAGLLRGDHPQIDVATLMEQSPEERPLLLDVRTAEEYAAGHFPDAVNISIDELRSRLDELPTDRRIATYCQVGQRGYLATRVLLQAGYDVVNVSGGYKTFRLFNPEKDSAGN, from the coding sequence ATGAAGATTGTTATCGTAGGAGGCGTAGCTGGAGGCGCTTCAGCGGCTGCCCGTGCCCGTCGGCTTTCGGAGGAATCCGAGATCGTGCTTGTGGAACGGGGCCCCGACGTCTCCTTTGCCAACTGTGGACTGCCTTATTACTTGGGCGGGACTATCGTCGATCGGCAGAAACTGTTGGTTGTGACGCCTGAGCGGTTGGAGGCCCGCATGCGGCTGGATGTGCGGGTTCGTTCCTCCGTCGAATCGATTGACCGTCAGGCAAAGACCGTAAGGATTCATGATCTGGAATCGGGGCGGATTTACGACGAGGCCTATGACAAATTGATCCTGGCGCCGGGGGCTGCGCCGTTGCGACCATCGATTCCGGGGATCGACTCGCCCGGTGTGTTCACGCTGCGCAATCTTCAGGACACCGACCGTATCAAAGCCATGCTTGATACCAACATCCAGCAGGCAGTCGTGGTGGGAGCGGGGTTTATCGGTCTGGAGTTGGTTGAGAATCTGTTGCAACTTGGCATCGACACGACAATTGTCGAATTGCAGGATCAGGTGCTGCCGCCGTTTGATAAGGAGATGTCGACGCCGCTTGCAGAACTGCTCACGCGCCGGGGTGTCAAACTGCTGCTGGGAGAATCGGCCGACCGATTTGAAACGACGGAGACGGGAGTTGTCGTCCATACCAAATCCGGCCGCGCGCTACCGGCGCAGCTGGTTGCATTGGGGATTGGAGTGCGACCGGAGAACAAGCTAGCTGTCGACGCTGGTTTGGAGGTCGGTCCGCGTGGCGGGATTCAGGTGAACGATTCTCTGCAAACCAGCGATCCCGACATCTATGCCGTCGGCGACGCCATTGAGGTCCAGGACTTCGTTTCCGGCGAACCAACTCAAATCCCACTGGCCGGTCCGGCGAATCGGCAAGGGCGCATTGCCGCTGATAATGTCTTTGGCAGGGAGGTGCATTACCGCGGGACGCAGGGAACGGCCATCTTGGGATTGTTTGATCAGACGGCAGCCATGACCGGTGCGTCGGAAAAGTCGCTGCAACGAAGCGGAATCGCATTTCGGAAGATCTATGTTCATCCTGCGAACCACGCCGGATACTACCCTGGCGCCGAACAGATGACGCTCAAGTTGCTGTTCGATCCCGAATCGGGACGGATACTGGGCGCGCAGGGCATCGGCGGCGCGGGTGTGGATAAACGCATCGACGTACTGGCGATCGCGATTCAGGCAGGGATGACAGTTTTTGATCTCGAAGAAGTGGAACTCGCCTACGCACCACAATACGGTTCCGCTAAGGACCCGGTGAACATGGCGGGTTTTGTGGCTGCGGGACTGTTGCGCGGCGATCATCCGCAGATTGATGTCGCAACGCTCATGGAGCAGTCGCCCGAGGAACGTCCGCTGCTGTTGGATGTCCGCACAGCGGAGGAGTATGCAGCTGGGCATTTCCCAGACGCGGTGAACATTTCGATTGACGAGTTGCGATCGCGGCTGGATGAATTGCCAACTGATCGACGGATTGCCACCTATTGCCAAGTGGGGCAGCGGGGGTACTTGGCGACGCGGGTGCTGTTGCAAGCCGGATATGATGTTGTGAATGTCAGCGGCGGCTACAAAACCTTCCGGCTGTTTAATCCGGAAAAAGATTCCGCTGGGAACTAA
- a CDS encoding sialidase family protein: MRRMLSRSAVVIAIVGLSILPATAADFSPVTVFQNGQDGYKIFRIPAIIKAANGDLLAFCEAREGGDASQIDLVSKRSTDGGATWEKLQVVQHNKDFRDLYKDDPRPITVGNPAPVVDLLDEKHPGRIWLPFNVENDLVFVTYSDDHGQTWAPPRNITADVKPEAWGWYATGPVHSIQLQHGKHRGRLVIPADHRLGDDGADRGGNGAQAILSDDHGKTWRLGAIDDTYEDGLNANETTVVELNDGRLYFNTRDQNGKAQGTRGGAYSSDGGETFDPSNETAYKWFAPEAALLDPPVVQCALLRGLSTQLGDETNLILFSGPDENGPSGKGRSDLRIRYSTDETATWHDGPLIHTGPAAYSDMVRLQPGEFGVLFEAGDAGQKRYDRIDFVRFDALPFSQQ; encoded by the coding sequence ATGAGAAGAATGCTTTCACGCAGTGCCGTTGTTATCGCCATCGTCGGTTTATCCATCCTGCCTGCAACCGCAGCCGATTTTTCACCGGTGACCGTTTTTCAAAACGGCCAGGATGGCTACAAGATATTTCGTATCCCGGCCATCATTAAAGCAGCCAACGGTGATCTCTTGGCATTTTGCGAGGCTCGCGAAGGGGGAGACGCCAGTCAGATTGACTTGGTGTCGAAACGCTCCACCGATGGCGGGGCGACATGGGAAAAACTTCAAGTTGTGCAACACAACAAAGATTTTCGCGATTTGTACAAGGACGATCCCCGGCCGATCACCGTCGGCAATCCCGCCCCGGTTGTCGATCTGCTAGATGAAAAACACCCCGGACGTATCTGGTTGCCGTTTAACGTCGAAAACGATCTCGTGTTTGTGACCTACAGCGACGATCACGGCCAGACTTGGGCACCGCCCCGCAACATCACTGCGGATGTGAAACCGGAAGCATGGGGCTGGTATGCGACCGGTCCAGTCCATTCGATCCAACTACAACATGGCAAACATCGTGGCCGGTTAGTCATCCCCGCGGATCACCGCCTCGGCGACGATGGCGCAGACCGTGGAGGGAACGGCGCGCAGGCTATTCTTAGCGATGATCATGGGAAAACATGGCGACTCGGCGCCATCGACGACACCTACGAGGATGGTTTGAATGCCAATGAGACCACCGTCGTGGAACTGAACGACGGCCGGTTGTATTTCAATACGCGTGATCAAAACGGCAAAGCCCAGGGGACGCGCGGCGGTGCTTATAGCAGCGACGGCGGCGAAACGTTCGATCCTTCAAATGAGACCGCCTACAAATGGTTCGCACCGGAAGCCGCGCTCCTCGATCCCCCCGTCGTCCAATGTGCCTTACTCCGCGGTCTTTCGACCCAACTCGGCGACGAGACGAATTTAATCCTCTTCTCCGGCCCCGATGAAAATGGCCCCTCAGGCAAAGGCCGCAGCGATCTGCGGATTCGCTATTCGACCGACGAAACCGCCACCTGGCACGATGGTCCATTGATCCACACCGGCCCAGCCGCCTACAGCGACATGGTGCGGTTACAGCCAGGCGAATTCGGCGTTTTGTTCGAAGCGGGCGATGCGGGACAAAAACGGTACGATCGGATCGATTTCGTGCGGTTTGATGCCCTGCCCTTTTCGCAGCAATAG
- a CDS encoding efflux RND transporter periplasmic adaptor subunit: protein MSSSHVIKIALAALLLLVCDHTAHAQKPPRPPARVVVEKVVAKEMASGQSFVATVLPIKRAIVGSAVDGRVVKILARDGQRVTKMQPLVQLLTETIELQLVAAEAELELRRQELLELENGTRKQDIEQAQAKMLGAKANMAYTTTRRNRLQNLRDARAATQELIEEAEAAATHAEQDYYEFKSAYELAVEGPRPEKIAQARAKAAIQQALVDELKLRIKKHTMISRFDGYVIGKKTEEGAWVSSGDPVMELVALDYVEVQAFVTENHAAFVKPDMTVRVEIPALPDRLFTGFVSAIIPQADARARTVPIRVRVKNEITEAGPILKWGMYARVELPTGSMQQAVMVPKDALVLGGPKPLVYIVEVGKDQSGTVKAVPVELGVATKNLIQVKGPIQVGESVVVEGNERLRPGQNVVIVKKIPSTAAAKN from the coding sequence ATGAGCTCGTCACATGTCATAAAAATTGCTTTGGCCGCTTTACTGCTTTTAGTGTGTGATCACACAGCACATGCCCAAAAGCCGCCCCGGCCCCCCGCGCGTGTCGTTGTCGAAAAAGTGGTTGCCAAAGAGATGGCGTCCGGACAATCCTTTGTCGCCACAGTCCTGCCGATCAAGCGCGCCATCGTCGGCAGCGCCGTTGATGGGCGTGTCGTCAAGATTTTGGCGCGCGACGGCCAGCGCGTCACAAAGATGCAGCCGCTGGTTCAACTGCTCACCGAAACAATCGAACTGCAACTGGTGGCCGCCGAAGCTGAGTTGGAATTGCGGCGGCAGGAGTTGTTGGAGTTGGAGAACGGGACGCGGAAACAAGACATCGAGCAAGCGCAAGCCAAAATGCTGGGAGCCAAGGCCAACATGGCCTATACCACCACGCGGCGCAACCGACTTCAAAACCTGCGCGATGCGCGGGCAGCGACACAGGAGTTGATTGAAGAGGCTGAAGCAGCGGCAACGCATGCCGAACAAGATTATTATGAATTCAAGTCCGCGTACGAATTGGCTGTCGAAGGCCCGCGGCCGGAAAAAATTGCGCAAGCCCGCGCGAAAGCCGCTATCCAACAAGCGTTGGTCGACGAACTGAAATTACGCATCAAAAAGCATACGATGATTTCGCGTTTTGATGGATATGTCATCGGTAAAAAAACAGAAGAGGGAGCCTGGGTCTCGTCGGGCGATCCTGTGATGGAATTGGTCGCGCTGGATTATGTCGAAGTGCAGGCGTTTGTGACCGAAAATCACGCCGCCTTTGTAAAACCCGACATGACTGTCCGCGTGGAAATTCCTGCATTACCCGACCGACTCTTTACCGGATTTGTCAGTGCCATTATTCCGCAGGCCGATGCACGGGCCAGAACCGTTCCGATTCGCGTCCGGGTGAAGAACGAAATTACCGAAGCAGGGCCCATATTGAAATGGGGCATGTATGCACGTGTCGAATTACCAACCGGCTCAATGCAACAAGCTGTCATGGTCCCCAAAGACGCATTGGTCCTGGGTGGCCCCAAGCCATTGGTCTATATCGTCGAAGTGGGAAAGGATCAATCCGGCACTGTCAAAGCAGTCCCGGTGGAACTGGGAGTCGCCACAAAGAATTTGATTCAAGTCAAAGGACCGATTCAAGTGGGGGAATCGGTTGTTGTCGAAGGGAACGAACGTCTGCGCCCCGGTCAGAATGTCGTGATTGTCAAGAAGATCCCGTCAACGGCCGCGGCCAAGAACTAA
- a CDS encoding efflux RND transporter permease subunit produces MQLIESFVRNPVKVSVGALLVALFGLVALTRMPMQLTPEVQTPTITIETLWPGASPQEVEQEIVLEQEEQLKSVEGITKMTSESADSKGTITLEFQVGIDMGESLLKVNSRLQQVREYPEDADEPVISTANSSDRPIAWFILSSRAPSNEQYDAFEAKYPELVELIAPARRANNVGLGMLRLRLLSKEHPELKELLPPDDLDVTKMRRFAEDEIEARFERVSGVSQSNVIGGLEDELQVVVDPERLAARQLTLTDVRNVLQAQNSDTSAGDFWEGKRRWVVRALGQFRDPKQVEDQPLAVVNGAPVFVRDVAEVQLGYKKPDGLVRRFGESSIAINCLRETGANVLDVMDGLRAAVAEVDEDILKPRGLQLVQVYDETDYINSSINLVQQNIFIGGALTMIVLMLFLHLGIRTLLAVPLIVASAWAAAYISPIYFVVCVAVIVASGFWFARGALVVALAIPTSLIASFLVMGILGRSLNVISLAGLAFAVGMLVDNAVVVLENIYRRHDLGEGPFEAAVRGTQEVLGAVAASTITTVAVFLPVVFVQEEAGQLFRDIALAISAAVALSLVVSMTVIPTAASRLFHSDDEDATPRKPSVLHRLFHRSAGKNGTQRNQSAPETTPAPSTRLGKFAQIIVAPLTIFGNLFVSAIVGFNRWIQRGVLRRLAVVTALFGLAVGVSWALWPKIEYLPTGNRNLVFGIVLPPPGYNLDQLTKLGQTVETELRPYWDVDVDSPEAQALDYPVISDFFFVARGRQVFMGIRAYDGQRVGELVPLVQQVGSKIPGAFAIAKQSSLFEQGLSAGRTIDIEITGPDLKKLVALGGQILGQVSQIMPAAQARPVPSLDLSTPELHIDPKLVQAAEMEVSSRDLGFAANSLIDGAYAGDYYLDGKKIDLSIVGREHYADTTHEIEALPVATPSGQLVPLSSLAHVTMSSGPEQVNHRERVRAITIEVSPPQGTALEDAMIQIKERIVGPIMQSGQLDGGYQINLAGTADKLSKMQDTFFGRWTGWNVDSLTSVFTSQFVLVVLITYLLMAALFESWLYPLVIILTVPLGAVGGILGLNLLNVYLVATGQITQQLDVLTMLGFVILIGTVVNNPILIVHQSLNHMREDGMLPRDAILESIRTRIRPIFMTTLTTVLGLLPLVLFPGAGSELYRGLGSVVLGGLLVSTVFTLVLVPTLFSLMLDARTRFVRLFVGERIPETTSPPEPPQTPAPQRELVHPS; encoded by the coding sequence ATGCAGCTCATAGAATCGTTCGTTCGCAATCCCGTCAAAGTGAGTGTCGGCGCGCTCTTGGTCGCCCTCTTCGGTCTGGTAGCCCTGACGCGAATGCCGATGCAACTCACGCCCGAAGTGCAGACGCCCACGATTACCATCGAAACGCTCTGGCCCGGGGCCAGTCCGCAGGAAGTCGAACAGGAAATCGTGTTGGAGCAGGAGGAGCAGCTCAAAAGCGTCGAGGGGATCACGAAAATGACCTCCGAAAGCGCCGACTCCAAGGGAACCATCACGCTCGAATTCCAAGTCGGCATCGACATGGGAGAATCGCTGCTCAAGGTCAATAGCCGCTTGCAACAGGTACGCGAATACCCCGAAGATGCCGACGAACCGGTCATCTCGACCGCGAACTCCTCAGACCGGCCGATTGCCTGGTTTATTCTTAGTTCGCGTGCTCCCTCAAATGAGCAATACGATGCATTCGAAGCCAAGTATCCCGAATTGGTCGAATTGATCGCTCCGGCGCGGCGGGCCAACAACGTCGGGTTGGGAATGCTGCGACTCCGCTTGCTGTCCAAGGAACATCCCGAGCTCAAGGAGTTATTACCGCCGGACGATCTGGATGTGACCAAGATGCGGCGTTTTGCTGAAGATGAAATCGAGGCCCGCTTTGAACGCGTCTCAGGCGTATCGCAATCGAATGTGATTGGCGGACTCGAAGACGAACTGCAAGTCGTCGTCGATCCGGAAAGACTCGCCGCTCGGCAATTGACTCTCACAGACGTTCGTAACGTCCTGCAGGCTCAAAACTCCGATACGTCAGCGGGCGACTTCTGGGAAGGCAAACGACGGTGGGTCGTCCGTGCTCTAGGACAGTTTCGTGATCCCAAACAAGTCGAGGATCAACCGTTGGCCGTTGTGAACGGCGCCCCCGTTTTTGTGCGAGACGTGGCAGAGGTCCAGTTGGGATACAAAAAACCGGACGGTTTGGTGCGGCGGTTCGGCGAATCCAGTATCGCCATCAACTGCCTGCGGGAAACCGGGGCCAATGTGTTGGACGTGATGGATGGTTTACGCGCCGCAGTCGCCGAGGTGGATGAGGACATCCTGAAGCCCCGTGGTCTGCAACTGGTACAAGTCTACGACGAAACGGACTACATCAACTCTTCCATCAATCTCGTGCAACAAAACATCTTCATCGGTGGTGCGCTAACCATGATTGTGTTGATGTTGTTCTTGCATCTCGGGATCCGCACCTTGTTGGCTGTGCCGCTGATTGTGGCCAGCGCCTGGGCCGCCGCCTACATCTCCCCGATATATTTTGTCGTCTGTGTCGCAGTCATCGTCGCCTCGGGATTTTGGTTTGCCCGCGGTGCGTTGGTTGTCGCGTTGGCGATTCCCACCAGTTTGATTGCTTCGTTCCTCGTCATGGGGATCCTCGGACGATCACTCAACGTCATCAGCTTGGCCGGATTGGCATTCGCCGTGGGGATGCTGGTCGATAATGCCGTGGTCGTTCTGGAAAATATCTATCGTCGCCACGATTTGGGCGAAGGTCCATTTGAAGCCGCCGTCCGGGGGACGCAGGAAGTTTTAGGAGCCGTCGCCGCTTCAACTATTACGACAGTCGCCGTGTTCCTCCCGGTTGTGTTTGTGCAAGAAGAAGCTGGCCAGTTGTTCCGCGATATCGCACTGGCAATTAGCGCCGCGGTTGCGTTATCGCTGGTCGTCTCCATGACCGTAATTCCCACCGCCGCATCCCGACTGTTTCACTCTGACGACGAAGACGCGACTCCCCGTAAGCCGTCCGTCTTGCACCGCTTGTTCCACCGATCCGCTGGAAAGAATGGCACGCAACGGAATCAATCCGCACCGGAAACCACGCCCGCCCCGAGTACACGTTTGGGCAAATTCGCACAAATCATCGTTGCCCCTTTGACAATTTTCGGCAACTTATTTGTCTCAGCGATCGTCGGCTTCAACCGTTGGATCCAACGCGGAGTGTTGCGTCGTCTCGCCGTTGTCACGGCACTATTCGGCTTAGCGGTCGGAGTCAGTTGGGCACTCTGGCCTAAAATTGAATACCTGCCAACCGGGAACCGCAACTTGGTCTTCGGGATCGTGCTACCACCGCCGGGGTACAACCTTGACCAGTTGACAAAATTGGGACAGACCGTCGAAACAGAATTGCGGCCCTATTGGGACGTCGACGTCGACAGCCCTGAAGCCCAAGCTCTGGATTACCCTGTCATTAGCGACTTCTTCTTCGTAGCCCGCGGACGGCAAGTCTTCATGGGAATTCGTGCCTACGACGGGCAGCGGGTGGGAGAACTCGTCCCGTTGGTGCAACAGGTCGGATCTAAAATCCCCGGTGCATTCGCCATCGCAAAACAATCAAGCCTGTTCGAACAAGGTCTATCGGCAGGTCGGACGATTGATATCGAAATCACCGGTCCAGACCTGAAGAAACTTGTCGCATTGGGTGGACAGATCTTGGGGCAAGTCTCGCAGATTATGCCCGCAGCCCAAGCACGTCCCGTCCCCAGTCTGGACTTATCCACGCCCGAATTGCACATCGACCCCAAACTCGTCCAAGCAGCCGAAATGGAGGTCAGCAGCCGCGACCTAGGATTTGCAGCCAACTCCTTGATCGACGGTGCTTATGCCGGTGACTACTACTTGGACGGAAAGAAAATCGACTTGTCGATCGTCGGACGAGAGCACTACGCCGATACGACACATGAAATCGAAGCATTGCCCGTGGCGACGCCCAGTGGGCAGCTTGTCCCGCTGTCGTCGTTGGCTCATGTGACCATGTCCAGCGGACCGGAACAAGTCAATCACCGCGAACGGGTCCGGGCGATCACCATCGAAGTCTCGCCCCCGCAGGGGACCGCTCTAGAAGATGCGATGATTCAAATCAAAGAGCGTATCGTCGGTCCGATCATGCAAAGCGGGCAACTGGATGGAGGTTATCAAATCAACCTTGCGGGGACTGCCGATAAACTGAGCAAAATGCAAGACACCTTTTTCGGCCGGTGGACCGGCTGGAACGTAGACAGTCTCACCAGCGTATTTACCAGCCAATTTGTGCTCGTCGTGCTGATCACGTATCTCTTGATGGCGGCATTGTTCGAATCGTGGTTGTATCCCCTGGTGATTATTCTCACCGTGCCGTTGGGTGCTGTGGGAGGCATCTTGGGGCTCAATTTGCTCAACGTCTATCTGGTTGCCACCGGTCAGATCACACAACAATTGGACGTGCTGACCATGCTTGGTTTCGTAATTTTGATCGGTACCGTCGTGAATAATCCGATTCTGATCGTGCACCAATCGTTGAATCATATGCGTGAAGATGGCATGCTCCCCCGCGATGCGATTTTGGAAAGTATTCGCACGCGGATCCGGCCGATCTTTATGACGACGCTCACCACCGTGTTGGGCTTGCTGCCGTTGGTGCTGTTTCCCGGAGCGGGGAGCGAACTTTATCGCGGATTGGGAAGCGTTGTCTTGGGCGGCTTGCTGGTCTCGACCGTCTTTACGTTGGTTTTGGTTCCCACGCTGTTCAGCCTCATGCTCGATGCCAGAACACGGTTTGTGCGGTTGTTTGTTGGGGAACGAATTCCAGAGACAACTTCACCGCCCGAACCGCCACAAACACCCGCCCCGCAACGGGAACTGGTGCACCCAAGTTAA
- a CDS encoding GlsB/YeaQ/YmgE family stress response membrane protein, producing MIIGIISWCVFGLIIGAIARFLMPGTQSMGLIMTILLGVVGSFTGGFISTLIFGGGDGAAMHPGGWIMSTIGACLVLFIASKMAASK from the coding sequence ATGATCATTGGAATCATCAGTTGGTGTGTGTTTGGGCTCATCATCGGCGCCATCGCTCGCTTTTTGATGCCGGGCACGCAGAGTATGGGGCTGATCATGACAATTCTGCTTGGCGTGGTGGGGTCCTTCACCGGTGGGTTTATCTCAACACTCATCTTCGGCGGGGGCGACGGGGCAGCGATGCACCCCGGGGGATGGATTATGTCCACCATTGGCGCGTGCCTGGTGCTGTTTATTGCCTCCAAAATGGCGGCTTCCAAGTAG
- a CDS encoding CobW family GTP-binding protein: MTEHLAPPILAPAPRTEPLVIPGRDPVPVTLLTGFLGAGKTTLLNRILNGQHGLRVGVLVNDFGAINIDAELIDGIEENTINLTNGCVCCEIRDDLVNSLEQLLTRTETIDYVILEASGVADPEGIVMTFLDQRYEKLLRLDSITCLVDAEGIFADGDNEALNMLKLRQIGFADLVVLNKVDLIGAEHLEVVKEWINHHLHRIRIIDATRCDVPLEVLLAVGRFDPAHVVAQYKREGENQEHLHGHGTVGNIFNTWSYETDRPFSLEALREMVRRELPASIYRCKGVVFAADSPDKRIALQIVGRRTEIAELDAWGDRTPRTQIVAIGSSFDRQELTNKFDASLAHAEAQMHPSSGIDYS; encoded by the coding sequence ATGACCGAGCATCTTGCCCCCCCGATTCTTGCTCCGGCCCCTAGAACCGAACCTCTCGTTATACCGGGGCGCGATCCGGTCCCGGTCACGCTTCTAACTGGATTCCTCGGTGCTGGAAAAACGACGCTTCTCAACCGAATTCTCAACGGTCAGCATGGACTGCGGGTGGGCGTGCTTGTGAACGACTTTGGTGCCATCAATATTGACGCTGAACTGATAGACGGCATTGAGGAAAATACGATCAACCTCACCAACGGCTGTGTCTGCTGCGAAATTCGCGATGACCTTGTGAACTCGCTTGAGCAGCTTCTCACACGGACCGAAACGATCGATTACGTGATCTTGGAAGCGAGCGGCGTGGCTGACCCGGAAGGTATTGTGATGACTTTCTTGGATCAGAGGTACGAAAAGTTGCTGCGGCTTGACAGCATCACGTGCCTTGTCGATGCCGAGGGGATTTTTGCGGATGGTGACAATGAAGCGCTGAATATGCTCAAGTTGCGCCAGATTGGTTTCGCGGATTTGGTCGTGCTGAACAAGGTTGATCTTATTGGTGCTGAGCACCTTGAGGTTGTCAAGGAGTGGATCAATCACCATTTGCATCGGATACGGATCATCGACGCCACACGTTGCGATGTCCCGCTGGAAGTTCTGCTTGCGGTTGGACGTTTCGACCCCGCACACGTTGTGGCACAATACAAACGTGAAGGCGAAAACCAGGAACACCTTCATGGACATGGAACCGTTGGCAACATATTCAATACTTGGAGCTACGAGACCGACCGGCCATTTTCGTTAGAAGCTCTGCGAGAGATGGTGCGGAGGGAGCTTCCAGCATCGATTTATCGTTGCAAAGGCGTCGTGTTTGCCGCCGACTCACCGGATAAGCGGATCGCCCTGCAGATTGTCGGACGTCGTACGGAGATCGCGGAATTAGATGCGTGGGGTGATCGAACGCCGCGGACACAAATCGTCGCCATCGGCTCGTCGTTCGACAGGCAGGAATTGACCAACAAGTTTGACGCTAGTCTCGCGCATGCAGAAGCGCAGATGCATCCATCTTCCGGCATCGATTATTCGTGA